In the genome of Pseudoglutamicibacter cumminsii, one region contains:
- a CDS encoding tyrosine-type recombinase/integrase translates to MRVVDAWHNKDRTRTARYGKGKRWVAVWRETPGKPQRKRSFTTKIAAEAFITERRREAENIAAGRAIRREPVQYGALVEEWLAQRGTLAKNTQASTNTYLKQYILPRFKDEYVNRIDWLSVNQWVSDLARTELERSTIGTIYSKLKASLNYAVKAGYIVTTPCKDIQLPKPAPKRVKPLTSETVQQIIDLLPADLPGLRAGVVFAASTGLRPSEWCGLTVDNIDLDTGIVRVEHQLAGNVKDWELAPLKTPHSYRDVEIGPAVVELLRPLTEDPGPAGLVFTYKDGGPLTYPRIWLPWKRLRETLGDHIGPGWHQLRHYHASLLIAGGASPVAVAKRLGHANANETLATYAHLWPSDQARLVSLSDGVVNLSHHENTTAP, encoded by the coding sequence ATGCGTGTAGTTGATGCTTGGCATAACAAGGACCGGACCAGAACAGCACGGTACGGGAAAGGTAAACGCTGGGTAGCTGTATGGCGTGAAACACCCGGTAAGCCACAACGCAAACGGTCGTTCACAACCAAGATAGCCGCGGAAGCGTTCATAACCGAGCGGCGACGTGAAGCCGAGAACATAGCCGCCGGCCGCGCCATACGCCGCGAACCCGTCCAATACGGCGCGCTAGTCGAAGAATGGCTAGCACAACGAGGAACGTTAGCGAAGAACACGCAAGCGAGTACGAACACCTATTTGAAGCAATACATACTGCCCCGCTTCAAAGATGAGTACGTGAACCGTATCGACTGGCTATCCGTAAACCAGTGGGTGAGCGACCTAGCTAGAACCGAGCTAGAACGGTCTACTATCGGAACTATCTACAGCAAACTGAAAGCGTCGCTAAACTACGCGGTCAAGGCCGGGTACATCGTCACGACCCCGTGTAAAGACATCCAGCTACCTAAGCCCGCCCCGAAACGGGTCAAGCCGCTCACATCCGAAACTGTTCAACAGATCATCGACTTGTTGCCTGCTGACCTTCCCGGGCTACGTGCCGGGGTCGTGTTCGCCGCCTCAACCGGGTTACGTCCTAGCGAATGGTGCGGCCTCACCGTCGATAACATCGACCTCGATACGGGTATTGTCCGTGTCGAACATCAGCTTGCCGGCAACGTCAAAGATTGGGAGCTTGCGCCGCTCAAGACCCCGCATTCTTATCGTGATGTTGAGATAGGGCCCGCGGTCGTTGAACTGCTGCGACCCCTCACCGAAGATCCTGGGCCCGCGGGTTTGGTGTTCACGTATAAGGATGGCGGGCCGCTCACCTATCCGCGAATCTGGTTACCGTGGAAGCGGCTACGTGAAACGTTAGGCGACCATATCGGGCCGGGCTGGCATCAGCTCAGGCACTATCACGCGTCGCTGTTGATTGCCGGCGGTGCGTCGCCTGTAGCTGTTGCTAAGCGTTTAGGTCACGCGAACGCGAACGAGACCCTAGCGACGTATGCCCACCTATGGCCAAGCGATCAGGCGCGCCTTGTATCGTTAAGCGATGGCGTAGTGAATCTAAGTCACCACGAAAACACCACAGCCCCCTAA
- a CDS encoding YciI family protein: protein MAIFAIQYTYGQDTEKMGEFRPEHVEFLSGLHEAGTLLASGPWSVPNTGALLLIKADNAEDAAAIMGNDPFARENLIAERSINQWNLFFGSIPGADSE from the coding sequence ATGGCAATTTTTGCTATCCAATACACATACGGCCAAGACACCGAAAAAATGGGCGAGTTCCGGCCCGAACATGTTGAGTTTTTGTCCGGTCTCCACGAGGCGGGGACTCTACTCGCGTCCGGCCCCTGGTCTGTCCCTAACACCGGGGCACTACTGCTGATCAAAGCTGATAACGCTGAGGACGCTGCAGCGATCATGGGTAACGACCCTTTCGCACGCGAAAACCTCATTGCTGAGCGAAGCATTAATCAATGGAATCTGTTCTTCGGTTCCATCCCTGGTGCGGATTCAGAATAA
- a CDS encoding ImmA/IrrE family metallo-endopeptidase, whose translation MIEDCTLPAGVKGMTDGRRIVYLSEALRTEIDRRCTLTHELIHIEQGHVGSQPAAIEHAVRRATALRLVPACLYREGIQWTPHLSELAEYWHVTPGVALDRITAAKNEVTRCV comes from the coding sequence GTGATCGAAGATTGCACGCTCCCGGCCGGCGTGAAGGGCATGACAGACGGCCGCCGCATCGTGTACCTATCCGAGGCGCTCCGAACTGAGATAGATCGGCGGTGCACACTCACACACGAACTGATTCACATCGAACAGGGCCATGTTGGTTCACAGCCGGCCGCGATAGAACACGCCGTCCGCCGCGCTACAGCGTTACGGCTCGTTCCTGCGTGCCTCTACCGTGAAGGCATCCAATGGACGCCGCATCTATCCGAGCTCGCCGAATACTGGCATGTGACACCCGGGGTCGCTCTAGACCGCATCACAGCCGCCAAGAATGAGGTGACCCGATGCGTGTAG
- a CDS encoding helix-turn-helix domain-containing protein, which produces MSQLSDLLNRLNTQGLSSRRIAEEAAKHGYSISHGSVSRYLNGAHPAKPSNEMIEGLAAAFRIDADLLRAAAGIPQHLGPFELPADAAALNREERAAILQLVRVMVNQKTPQQTDVYGLAADTTPGGTVSDLIEREWPGDDAPA; this is translated from the coding sequence ATGAGCCAACTATCTGACTTGCTGAACCGATTGAACACGCAAGGGCTAAGTTCTAGACGCATAGCCGAAGAAGCCGCCAAACACGGCTACAGCATTTCGCACGGAAGCGTTTCACGCTACTTGAACGGCGCTCACCCCGCCAAACCATCAAACGAGATGATCGAAGGGCTAGCCGCGGCGTTCCGGATAGATGCCGACCTCCTAAGAGCCGCCGCCGGCATCCCCCAACACCTAGGCCCCTTCGAACTCCCAGCCGACGCCGCCGCCCTCAACCGAGAAGAACGCGCCGCAATCCTCCAACTTGTCCGTGTCATGGTGAACCAGAAAACACCACAGCAAACAGACGTGTACGGCCTCGCGGCTGACACTACGCCCGGCGGTACGGTCAGCGACCTCATTGAACGGGAATGGCCAGGCGATGACGCGCCGGCTTAG